TTGGCCTGTTTTCCCTGATAAAACTCCTCCCAGCGGCTCTCGAAGAAGCGGCGCATGATGTGCCCAGCCTTGCCTACTTCAGAGTCATCCTCGTTGAAAGTCTGGCAGTTGTCAAATACCAGGAGGGCATCAGCCGCAAACTCCTCTGAGCTGGTGTACCTGGACAGGGCAGGGGCAAAACTGTGAGCTGGGTAGGAGTTGCAGCAGTAGCAAAGACCGGGCGGTTCACCCACATCTACTTACCCTCCCCTGAGCAGCCGCTCCCGCATGGTGGAAAAATCCATAGGATTTTTGATGATGCGCCGGTACCCACTCACCAAACGTGGGTTCACAGGCTCTAGGAAAGGCCAGGCTGCATCATGGGACTCCATCTCCATCAGGATAATCCTATCATTAGAGGGACAATGATGGCTCCATCTCAGGAAGCAAATATACTGACCCCTCCCAGCCCTTTCCTCTGGCAGAGGTAGAGCCAACTGTCCCCCCAGGATTCACTCAACTCACTCGCAAAATGTGAGATCACTGTGGTGGTTCCGCATAGAGAGTCGCCGCCGCTTGGAGGGGGAGAGCCCTTCTTCCGAGTACCGAGGCCCTGCTGCTGGGCTTTCTCGGCCCCTCAACAGTACCCGGCGTCGGCGGCCATCACCCTCTGAGAAGTTCAGCGAATAACCACTTTTCCGCTTCTGGCCACGCTTTGGGAAACCAGGCTTCTGAGTGAATTCTCCCTCCACCTGCTTAGTATAGGAAACAGGTGAGATTAGCAACAGCTGGAGATGCACTGCTTGCCCTACTACAATCTCTGCCTAAATATGATTTAAGGCTTCAAAATACTATCATGCATAAGCCGGCATTGGTTTATTCACATAACCCAATGAAGTAGGTAAAAGGGAAGGTatagttattctcattttatagagacAGCAATTAAAGCTATAGaatttaagtgacttgtccaaaaaAGGACTTAGAACCCAGGTCCCCTAATACCCAGTCTAGGACTCTTTCCAAGGAGAGGAGAGATTGAGGATAATCTCTGATTTCTGTTTGAGTGTGGGAAAGAAAGAGCAGAAGCCTTACCTGAGCCAAACAGACAGTACAGAACCAATCTCCTTCTGGGACAGCCTCCATCTTGGGACGATGGCAGTAAATGTGGCAGCCACGGtcacacccatcacaaagcagaaGAAACTCATCATTGTCACCCTTCCGGCAGACTAGACATGTCTGGACCAAGGTTGTGAGGAGGCAGAATGAGCTCTCCAGCCTCTACCTGCCAGTGACCCCACCCCGCCCCTGCTGGCTGGCCCCTCAGCCTCTCCAGGCTCTCTCAGCCTCTTACCACTTTGTTGACAGACTTCTCCCAGGCAATGGACCTCTCCAGCTGGCCCAGGCACAAGCACACCTGGGCTGCGCTCCGGCACCGCTCGAGGGTCTGGCGCCAGACACGAATGCGAGGGGTGATCTCATATGATCTGGAGGGAGAAAGTGGTGATCTTTGGAGAAGGAGCGGATCCACTAAAGAGGGAACTTATCCCTTTCTCTCCAAGACCAAGAATGGAGGGTGGGAGTCACTCACATCTCTGTAGTGGTGCCCTCAGGGGCACCATTAGGTGTGCTAAGCAGGGCCTTCTCCAGCACAACCTCATGAGTTGGCCAGAGGGGCTCCCGCAGGTACCGCCGTTCTACATTCTGTTCCAGGGCAGCCAGCCGCATCACAGCCAGGTCCAAAGGGTTGGTAGTTTTACGCTGAGGTGCCAGTCCCTCCCTGCCCCGACCTCGCCAGGTGATATCCTCCTGGGAGTCGGAGAGGTGCTCACAGTAGGCCAAGTCTTCACGGGTAGAGTCTGGGCTAGGACATGTCCAGCCCTTCAGTTAAGAGAGAGGAATAAAACTCACTGTAAAAGGAGGAAAATTtggcataggaaaaaaaaaaacaaaaacaagacccaCTTAAGGTAGGTCACCTGTGAAGTAGGGACCCAGGGTTTTTTCTAACAGGGCATAAGGGACTAATGCTTTTCCCCAACCTTCCTACACAGTGCCAATCCCAGCATACCCGAATCTGCAGATCAGACATGATAACCCGCTGCTCCAGCTCCTCTACCCATTGAAGCACTGCTAGGTCTGTCTCGTATGTCTTCTCTTTGGGGGACCAGCTCATAATCCCTTCTTGAAAGGCAGGTAGTTGCCTGGGCTCAAAGATGGGGTCTGAGAAGAGAGGTGGCAGAGGGAGAGGCCCATCAGGCTGTTGTCCCTAGCAGCAGCTCAATGCTTATCCTGGGCTCTTCAGCTCAAGCTGGGTGTAGGAATGTATTTACCAGCTGAGGGCCGCAGGCAGACTTCCTGCAAGAAGTCCCTGTGCTTGTTAAGGTGTTTGTGAAGTGCCTTCTCCCGGATACCTCGGGGGTGTAGGGCCTTGAGCATGGCATCCAACATCTCAGGATCTCGTATCCACCACCAGCCTGAGCACATCTCTGTGAGCAGATGAGATATATGTGGGGCGCCAGCTGTGAAGCACTGCCCACACCGGATGCCCTCACTCCAAGGTCACTCACCAGGTGGGACAGGCTGGGCTGTCAGCTGGGTTAGGTAACGCTGTTCCATCTGTTTGAAGAACTTACTGGGAGGTCTCCCTCTCCGTTTGGGCTGTCCCAGCCCTGTGGGACTCTGTGGCATTTCTCCAGGGTCTCCTGCTCGCCTCTTAGGGGCCAACCCAGCCAAGGGCGTGGAAGAGAACTGCACTGGAGAACAAGGGTTGGCAGCACTAGGTCTATTCATCTGTGAATAAAATGAGACATAAGGAAATGAGGATGTTTTCATGTTTATAGGTTCCCTCAACTTCAGGCAGCAGCTCCACACCCAGGCAATGGTGCCTGTGGCAAGATGAAATCAAGTGCATACTACTAATTCTGGCTACTTACTGGCTTGGAGGAGGCAAGCTGCTGAGGGGAGGGAGTGGGTTGGTCCTCAGAAACTGCAGGGGGCGGTGTGGGGGCAGCATTGCAGGGCATCTGGGCTGAGATGTTAAACCAGAGTGCTTGAGGATCAGGGCTGGATTCTGCCTCATCAGGCTCTGGCTCCTCCGGGGGTTGTGATGGAGCTGGGTCTAGTTTTCCCGGACTGCTATCAGGTGTGAGGACTGAGCTGCTCAACAGGGAGCTATGGCTCTGAGTCTGGCTCAGCCAAGACAGGAAGGCTGACTGGCTGAGGTCATGCTGGCTCTGACCCAGTGACAAAGGGGAGCCTTCTTGCTCCAGGAACCCCTTATGGGACTGAAGCTGAAGCTgaagctgaggctggggctgggcaggagCATGAAGCTGAGCCTCAGGCTGAAGCTGGGCCTGGGGCTGTTCTGAATCCTGACCCCTGACAGGGGACTTAAGATGCCTAGGTTGCATAGACCCGGGCTTAGTTTTTCGAGGTCGGCCTCGGGCCCGGGCAGGAGAACTGGCAGTGGTGTTGGAGCCAGCTAACTCCATCTTCATAGAGAAGAGGGCAGGGTTGAGTGACGCATGGGCTGCCACTTTTAAGGAGTCAGTTTCCTTCTTTATCACCTCCTCAGGAACTGTAAAGAGAAGTAAAGAGTTAAGCCATATGCTGACATACAAGGGAAAAGTAAGAGGGTATATAAACTTAGGAcctatactttctttttctcttggacTTAGTCCCCCTTTTTTGAGATTCCACTGGGAAGAGCTTATATGCCAATGAACACAGTATCTGGGGAAGAAACACTATTCTCCCAAGtaatcagcagcagcagcacaatcataagctaacatttattgcGAAACAACTACGGGTTAAGTATTATTCTAAGAGACTTAACTCATTTTAATCCTCTCAGTAGCCTTATGAAGTACATACACTATTATTATCTCAacttcacaaatgaagaaacagaatcaTACAGCTGGAAATGGCAGAGCAGGTGGGTAGGCAGCTTTACTCTAaaatctgtgctcttaaccattaCGCTATATtatcagaaaatgaaagaagccCAAGACTACTAAGGAAAAGGAATTATTTAATTCTTGTTTGATAGGACTCAGAATCCACACTCCCACAGGCACACCTACCTAAGTTCCCCTCTGTTCCTTCTACAAAGATACCAGCCAAATACGGCAATACCCAGTAGCGACGTCTGTAGCGGTCCTGACCCAGGGAGACCGCCCGAAGCATCTGGGATGAGTGAAGCAGCTTTTTGCGAAAGAAAAGCTGACGCTGGGTAGAcaatgaaaatgaagatgaatAAACACATTTCCAGAGTGACAGTGGTGAATTCATCCAGTATATCAGAGAAAGGCAATGGCTCTCAGTCCCTCTATAAAAGTGATGCCATCTGGGCCTAATTCAGAAGGTGATTAAGtttgggagcggtggctcacgcctgtaatcccagcactttgggaggccaaggcaggtggattgctagagcccaggagttcagaaccagccttggtaacatatggaaactgtctctacaaaaacacaaaaattagccaggcatggtggctcctgcctgtagtcccagctacttgggagaatcacctaagcccaggaggctgaggctgcagtgagccatgatcgtgccactgcactccagcctgggtaacagaaaccccatctcaaaagaataaaaattaaaattcagtttaaaaaagaagCTGATCAATTCTTGCCCAGCCCATATCTCCAACTCTTGGGAGGTTAGAAGCACAATACCTTGCTGAGTTTTTCTATCTGGCGCTCTAGCTCTGGGATGCTAGATGCTGTGGCATCAACCTAGGGAGAAACACATGGGCATTATGAAAAAGGAGGTTATCAGATTCAAGAAAGaggaatttattttctaactCCCACTTTCCTTGATCTTGGGCCAGTACCTCTCCATCTCTTCGACCCCTGCGGCCAGGGACAGCTGCTATagactcctcttcttcctcttcttccatgCCACTGGTCTCCTCCATGATCCGAGAACTGCGCCTCCGTCCCAGGCATTCCTCTGGCCCTTCCATCTCTACTTCAGACCGCCCAGTTCGCTTGGCCAGAACAGTTTTCAGCCTTGAAATAGATGGAGAAAGATTAAGggaaggccaagtgtggtggctcacacctgtaattccagcactttgggaggccaagacaggcggatcacctgaggtcaggagttcgagaccagcctggccaacatggtgaaaccctgtctctactaaaaatacaaaaatcagccaggtgtggtggcatgggcctgtaatcccagctacttgggaggctgaggcagaagaatcgcttgaacctgggaggcggaggtggcagtgagccaagattgcgctatcgcattccagcctaggcgacagaggaagactccatctcaaaaaaaaaaaattacgggAAACTGGTGAGGAACATGATAGTGCCACAAAAGAAATACCTTGACTCTAAACCATCCTGGGCCCTGGTAAGGTCCCAAACCCAGGGAAGGGGCTAAAGCATCACATTTCAAGCCAAAACCCTGGCTATGCTTCACCCGCCCCACTTCTCTCCTCTCTGAGGCTCTACTCTCTGTCTGGTCCCTACCTCCGGAGCCGGCCTTCAACAATCCACTTGTTTTTCCTGTAGCTGGACATACTCTCCAGAGTCTTGTCAATCTCACTGCAGGGGAATAGGGAATAGGATGAAGTGGCAgcacaaaaaaagggaaaggaggcTCAAGGGTAAAGGGGCTGCAGCTGAAAAAGGAGTTCCAGCCTAGAACCCAGATTGGGTGAATGGCAGAAGGCTTAGGCTCTCCCAGGGAGGGCACTGCAATTCAGTCCCAAGTCATTCCAGCATCTTCAGAACATGGCAGTGAACACACATTTCTGAGGACTTCTGGAAGGCTACAAGTCCTCCACCCCATTCTGATGCAAGGGATACAATGACCATCCCCACTCCCAGCCTCTCACTTGATGATGAGGGTGGAGCCATTGAGCTCATGCACAAGGAAGGCCAGGACAGCAGCCTTCTGCTGGGGTGGCTGGGCCTGAAAAGGCTGGGTGCGCAGGCGGTCACAGAGGGCTGGCTCTACTCCATATGCCATAAGGAAGCAGCGCAGGATCTCTGACACATTGTCTCTTGTCAGTGGGATCTCAGACACCTTCTCCCCCAAGATCTTTAGGGACTGTGTGGAGGACAGCATAATGGGGGTGAGTAGGGAAAGATGCACAACCAAGTTGGGTGAATGTGCAAGAGGAAAATACATCAGAAGAGAACTATGGGGGTTAAGACAGAATACGAAAGAAGaccacaaaagaaaaggaaaaaataaagaaaaataaaataaggagaggagtcaggaagaaaaagaaatggaaaaatataaggaaaagagaaacactaAGTAGTTACATCTCCTTTACTTGTCCTGGTTACTTTGGGAGGGACTTGCACTCACCTGACAGTAGGAGGGAAAGCCAGGATCATGGAGTGCAGCCTTCAGCAGCCTGACCAGCAGGTCTTGCACCTCACCCAAGCTGTCACCTTGACACAGGAGTCCCTCCTGCAGGACCCCCAGGCTAGGCACATCTTTGGCAGGATCAAAGCCCAGCACCTTGCCAAAGCTATGCAGGAACTCCACAATGGTCAAGCAGTCTGAGAAGGCTCCACTGGGCAATGTCAGACCAGGGACTCGTGAGAAGTCAGGCAGGGGCTAGAGAGAGAAAAGTGAGTAGAGAGTTCTGTTAAACATAACAGAAGATGACAATTTGCATGTCTACAAGAGgttcttcctttaatttttatgtaattttttttttttttttgagatagggtctcactctgtcacccaagctggagtgcagtggcatgatctctgcttactgcagcctcgacctcctaagcccaagcaattctcccacctcagtctctcaaatagctgggactacaggtacatgccaccacacccagctaattttcgtattttttgtagagatgaggtctcgccatgttgcccaggctggtcttgaactgctgggctcaagcgatctgcccgcctcggcctcccaaagtgctgggattacagtgtgagccatggcacccggccttCCTTTAATCTTTAATGGAAATGTCTCTCCCATTGcagaagtcctttttttttttttaaaggaaagtctTCCCAGCTGACCCAGGAACTGTTACTCTCTCCTCACTACCTGGTGGTCAGTCAGACACATATCCTCTGTCGGCTTCTTCATTTCCTCCAAGATCATCTGCTGCCTCTGCCGTTCCTCCAAGCGCCTCTGTGTGGCCAGGGTCTTATCTGCTTTACAGGCTGGCTTGGCTTTGGtcacctcctccttttccttcatttttaccttctccttcttttccctcttgactttttccttcagtttttcctgctttgtctttcctttttctttctcagcctACCCAAGGAAGAGAGGAACCAAGACTGCCATAAAGATATCAGTCACTATCCTTCCCTGGTCCCAGTCCTCCCAACCTCACAGCCCAGAAATCTCACTATAAAACAAGACTGATGTACATGTCCTGCAAAATCAGTTTAGTGGCTTCGAAATTATACTTGGCAAGTTTGTACATGCACCTACCTTGGATTTCTTCTTAGCTTCCTTCTGCTTTAAGCTCTTGGTCTCTTGTTTCCGCTTATTTCTGGCCTGTAAACCATAAGGGAAGTCATTTCTCCTCAAACTCTGAAAGCATCTCTGCTTGGGCTAGGATTCAAAAACAGACAAGGGTGCTGGGGAGGAGAGGTGAGAGATGGAATGAGGGGTTGGCAATGGATTAATTCTCTCACCCTAGAGATGCCCACGTTATTTTTGAACAAACCCAATTCTCTAAATCAAGTGCAAGAAATTTCAGGGTAATGAAGATATGCTGCTACACAGGGAGTGACGGATgtgggaaatgaaaataaaagatgaagtaAGTTGTAGGAAAAATTAACCTACTGTTTCATCTCTCTGATGTCCCTCACCTGCCCTTGGATAGTAGTCTGACACTCTCCCCGTTGAACCTTCTGCCTCATCTTCTTCTTGCTTTTAGCAATCTTTGCTTTATCCTCCTCATTCAATGTTTCTgtgagagcagaaagaaaaatgaaacaagtgAGGCAGGAAGGCAGTTCTCTAGCATCCAGGGCAACACATGCCCGTCTCAAAGctggcctcccaagcagctccCTGAAGAATCTagagtagctttttttttttttaagtatacataATAAAACATTGGGGGAAAAAATGTAGGAGAGGCACCTGCTATGGGGGTGGCACAAAGAACTCAAATGACATCTCCTGCCCAGAAGCACCAGCCCCTGGCTCCAATCAGACTGCTTTAGAAGGTGTCCTGCTGATAGAAAAGAGGCCACAATGGCAGAGTAGCCTTGGAGCCAATCTCTCTCCCAGGATACCTGACAAGAGCAGAAACCCACGGACTGATTTTAGAGCAGAAAGCAGAGAAAGGATACAGCAAGCCAAACTGCCAGGGAAAGAGGGTAGTAGTTAGAAGCACTGATTAACCAAGGGTGTGCCAGAAAAAAGGCCCACACAGTGGACACCTCAAAAGAATCACTGACATAGTTATTGATCATGCTCAGCTCCATGTCTTGCTTCACTAAAAGTTCTGAATTTCTTCCTTTCGGGAAGACTTGTGGAAGTATAATTCTGCAAACAAGAGTATTTCATAATTGATGTTTCTGACatgactatatatacatatatatattttttgacacggagtctcactctgtcgcccaggctgaagtgcaatggcacaatctcggctcactgcaatctccacctcccaggttcaagcgattctcctgcctcagccaccccagtagctgggactacaggcgcgtgccaccacgcccagttaatttttagtatttttagtacaagcggagtttcaccgttttagccatgACGGTCTTGAttgcctgacctcatgatccgctggtctcagcctctcaaagagctgggattacagccgtgagccaccgtgcctggccctgacatgacaatatttattattttgtttctggtaTAGAAACGCCACCACATGTCTACGTGACAACCCTCTAAGACAGATATTATGGGCAGATGAACTACCTAAGGCTTTGATTAAAATATGAGacttagctgggtgcagtggctcacacctgtaatcccagcactttgggaggctgaagcaggcggatcacctgaggtcaggagttcgagaccagcctgaccaacatggagaaaccccatctctactaaaaatacaaaattagctgggcgtggtggcatatgcctgtaatcccagctactctggaggctgaggcaggagaatcgcttaaacctgggaggttgcggtgagccaagatcgcgccattgcactccagcctgggcaacaagagcaaaactccatctggaaaaaaaaaaaaaaagggccaggcgtgggggctacacctgtaatcccagcactttgagaggtcgaggtgggcggatcacgaggtcaggagatcgagaccatcctggctaacatggtgaaaccccgtctctactaaaaatacaaaaaattagccaggtgtggtggcgtgcacctgtagtcccagctactcgggaggccgaggcaggagaatggggtgaatccaggaggcagagcttgtagtgagccaagatcgtgccactgcactccatcctgggtgacagagtaagactctgtctcaaaaaaaaaaaaacaaaatgagacttGTTCTAGGTCATTTGGTTGAAACATGACACGGCTAGATGTCTGAGTGAAAATCAAAAGACTAAGTTTTTTCACATTCTTCACACTACACCAGGGTAAACACACTATTTACTGAAAAATGTAGGTATTTCTCACCTGTCCATCCACTAAAACAgtgcctattattattattatattattattattattttgagatggagtttcactcttgttgcccaggctggagtgcaatggtgtgatctcagctcactgcaacctctgcctcctgggttcaagccattctcctgcctcagcctcccgagtagctgggattacaggcatgcgccaccatgcctggctaattttgtatttatagtagagacagggtttcttcatgttggtcaggctggtcttgaactcccgacctcaggtgatctgccctcctcagtctcccaaagtggtgggattacaggcgtgagccaccgtgcctggctttttttttttttttttttttttttgagacagagtctagctctatcaccaagctggagtgcagtggcgcaatctcagcttactgaaacctccacctcccaggttcaagctattctcctgcctcagcctcccaagtaggtgggactacaggcacacaccaccacgcccagctaattttttgttttgtatttttagtagagacggggttttaccatgttcgccaggatggtctcaatctcttgacctcacgatccgcccgccttggccttccgaagtgctgggattacaggtgtgagacactgtgcccggcctattattttttttagaaacagggccttgctctgttgcccaggttggaatgcaataaCACAACTGAAGTTTACTGTAGcctccaaactcctgggctcaagtgatcctctgctgcctgcctcagcctcctgggtaactgggattattaagcacacaccaccatgcctggctcccaaTTATCTTTTGAATTCAGATGTGAATTCTGAACCTCCATGATAGTAGAAATGGGTAAGGTAAAAGGGTACAACTGAACCAGTATATGATAAGGAGctaaaagatggaaagaaagggCAAGAAAGTCCTCTCCTCTGGGCTAAACACACCTGGGGGCAGCCCAAGGTTTCACTGGTAACAGCAACTCAAGAAAGACCATGGCTGGAAAAGTAGTATTCCCAAGCGCTGGGACTAGGATGCTGGATTCCAAGGAGAAGCTGATTCAGATTCATTCTTCCCAGATAATGTTAGTTACACTCCTGGGAAATCCAGGTATTAGCAATTCATCAACATTTTAGATACCTCATGGAGGGAGCAGAATCCCAAAGTAAGAAATACCACTGTACCTTGGGCCTCCAGTTTCTTTAGGGGGCGGTTGTCTGTCTTGTTCAATAGCTCAGTGATTTTGACCTTAGGTGGCCGACCTCGACCCCGTTTCACCTTGGGGACTTCCTTAGTCTTAGCCTTCTCAGTGTTTCGAGGTCGACCCCGTTTGCCAGTAATTGCCTGAATCCTCGACGGGATctcctctgctgagagctgcaccCACTGCAAGCCCTAAGGTAGCAAGGGAGACTGTTACAGTAGTAAGGAATCAGTGCAGGCCACGAGGCCCTCGGAACCATTCAATGCCCCAGAACCTTCAAACCCCACGAGAGGAAGCTGCAGCTTGTCCACCAACTCTTCCTCAGGGACAAAAGCATATTTAACCCTTGGGTCTGCACCTCTGGCGTGTCTCTTTCTTCAAAGAAATCTCCAACAGGCATACGGGGACTGAAGCTGAAGTGCTCTCGGCGGACACTGTGTACCACGTTGCGGCTCAGGTACTAAGAGGAAGAAGTAAAGTAACATTAATAAAGTTGGATCCTACCATGTCTTTGGCCAGCAAAGGCATAAGCAGAACAGGCCCAGAGCAGACAATGCCAGCCTGTTGTCACTGAGCCCAAGAACGGAGTCTTGGGCAGTGGAAAGGAGTCCACTGAGCCCAAGAAAGCAGTCCTTTAAAAAAAGCTACATTACCTTGATCACTTCTGGAAATTGCTTCATCCTCTTCCCACAGGGGCCATAATACCAGGTCTCCCCCTGCCATCGGTGGCTGCCCTTCTTGATGCGCACCTCTCTCCGCCACCTGCCAGAGAAGCACATGGGCCCTGCCGCCAGGTCACACCCCTACCCACTCCCATGCCACCTAAGCGCGAAGCCCTCTgagcagatggccctccccacATTTGTATCTCTAGAACTGCATGCAGATGCAAAAGCACCAAGAGAGATAAGCTTGGCTAGAAGGCTGACTTGAGCTCCAGCAAATACATCAAGGCCCTTAGGAGAAAAGCACTACACCAAACTGCACAAGCTCAGAGAGATCTCCATCCCTCCTTTACAAAATCAGTGAGATAAGCTGCCAGAAACCCCTCCCTGAGCCATTCAGGGCAGTTACTGGATTTCCAGTAAAGAGGATAAAGACCTAAGGGGAATAAAGACAGAAGACAAAGGGCAGGGAGgcaagcagaaaaataaatttgctgcTGATTCCATGAAAAGACTCAATATGCCAGGGTTTAGTTAGGAACTCTGTGTTCTGAGCAGAACACAAAGTTAGTCAGAGTTAGTTCTAAGACTAACTCTAATCTTTCTCTCAAAATTTTAAGCAGTACTCAGACTTGGTGACCACAAGTAGCCttgaggggcaggggtggggaagaTCCAGGAAGGCAGTTATTTCCACAAGGCCCTGGTGTCAGCTAGTTTGTTCATTTTGGTCA
This sequence is a window from Homo sapiens chromosome 12, GRCh38.p14 Primary Assembly. Protein-coding genes within it:
- the BAZ2A gene encoding bromodomain adjacent to zinc finger domain protein 2A isoform X6; the protein is MIWTEGGAPELLVLFPAHSLGGSNTNLYVKWRPKDSEELGGPSLELCQPDMEMEANDHFNFTGLPPAPAASGLKPSPSSGEGLYTNGSPMNFPQQGKSLNGDVNVNGLSTVSHTTTSGILNSAPHSSSTSHLHHPSVAYDCLWNYSQYPSANPGSNLKDPPLLSQFSGGQYPLNGILGGSRQPSSPSHNTNLRAGSQEFWANGTQSPMGLNFDSQELYDSFPDQNFEVMPNGPPSFFTSPQTSPMLGSSIQTFAPSQEVGSGIHPDEAAEKEMTSVVAENGTGLVGSLELEEEQPELKMCGYNGSVPSVESLHQEVSVLVPDPTVSCLDDPSHLPDQLEDTPILSEDSLEPFNSLAPEPVSGGLYGIDDTELMGAEDKLPLEDSPVISALDCPSLNNATAFSLLADDSQTSTSIFASPTSPPVLGESVLQDNSFDLNNGSDAEQEEMETQSSDFPPSLTQPAPDQSSTIQLHPATSPAVSPTTSPAVSLVVSPAASPEISPEVCPAASTVVSPAVFSVVSPASSAVLPAVSLEVPLTASVTSPKASPVTSPAAAFPTASPANKDVSSFLETTADVEEITGEGLTASGSGDVMRRRIATPEEVRLPLQHGWRREVRIKKGSHRWQGETWYYGPCGKRMKQFPEVIKYLSRNVVHSVRREHFSFSPRMPVGDFFEERDTPEGLQWVQLSAEEIPSRIQAITGKRGRPRNTEKAKTKEVPKVKRGRGRPPKVKITELLNKTDNRPLKKLEAQETLNEEDKAKIAKSKKKMRQKVQRGECQTTIQGQARNKRKQETKSLKQKEAKKKSKAEKEKGKTKQEKLKEKVKREKKEKVKMKEKEEVTKAKPACKADKTLATQRRLEERQRQQMILEEMKKPTEDMCLTDHQPLPDFSRVPGLTLPSGAFSDCLTIVEFLHSFGKVLGFDPAKDVPSLGVLQEGLLCQGDSLGEVQDLLVRLLKAALHDPGFPSYCQSLKILGEKVSEIPLTRDNVSEILRCFLMAYGVEPALCDRLRTQPFQAQPPQQKAAVLAFLVHELNGSTLIINEIDKTLESMSSYRKNKWIVEGRLRRLKTVLAKRTGRSEVEMEGPEECLGRRRSSRIMEETSGMEEEEEEESIAAVPGRRGRRDGEVDATASSIPELERQIEKLSKRQLFFRKKLLHSSQMLRAVSLGQDRYRRRYWVLPYLAGIFVEGTEGNLVPEEVIKKETDSLKVAAHASLNPALFSMKMELAGSNTTASSPARARGRPRKTKPGSMQPRHLKSPVRGQDSEQPQAQLQPEAQLHAPAQPQPQLQLQLQSHKGFLEQEGSPLSLGQSQHDLSQSAFLSWLSQTQSHSSLLSSSVLTPDSSPGKLDPAPSQPPEEPEPDEAESSPDPQALWFNISAQMPCNAAPTPPPAVSEDQPTPSPQQLASSKPMNRPSAANPCSPVQFSSTPLAGLAPKRRAGDPGEMPQSPTGLGQPKRRGRPPSKFFKQMEQRYLTQLTAQPVPPEMCSGWWWIRDPEMLDAMLKALHPRGIREKALHKHLNKHRDFLQEVCLRPSADPIFEPRQLPAFQEGIMSWSPKEKTYETDLAVLQWVEELEQRVIMSDLQIRGWTCPSPDSTREDLAYCEHLSDSQEDITWRGRGREGLAPQRKTTNPLDLAVMRLAALEQNVERRYLREPLWPTHEVVLEKALLSTPNGAPEGTTTEISYEITPRIRVWRQTLERCRSAAQVCLCLGQLERSIAWEKSVNKVTCLVCRKGDNDEFLLLCDGCDRGCHIYCHRPKMEAVPEGDWFCTVCLAQVEGEFTQKPGFPKRGQKRKSGYSLNFSEGDGRRRRVLLRGRESPAAGPRYSEEGLSPSKRRRLSMRNHHSDLTFCEIILMEMESHDAAWPFLEPVNPRLVSGYRRIIKNPMDFSTMRERLLRGGYTSSEEFAADALLVFDNCQTFNEDDSEVGKAGHIMRRFFESRWEEFYQGKQANL